In Streptomyces sp. NBC_01381, a genomic segment contains:
- a CDS encoding helix-turn-helix domain-containing protein, which yields MLVRQFAALALDEVPALAQDILREIRAEYPGLPVVLDDSGEPMALIGIRRALEGFVQQIAAGEGRPCYPLEVFQEFGRGEGLHGRSLDSLQAIYRLGVRLAWRRLAEIGQQIEIPPPAMYELAESGFEYLDGLVDQSVRGYAEAAARQAGERLRLQRKLMELLLSERRGDAWTGVQGDSASAGGPYSGSAQPGGALDERAARVGWQLPERVAVGVLLRPAREAVAPAVGQGVLLDMETEQPRMVIPDPDAAGRPELLRRAMTGWSGAIGPPVALADAAKSLRWAQAAVRLMERGLLPSGEVLHCTEHTEALVLLQPEELIDDLARRCLAPLAHCGPAHGRRLAETLLAWLETRGGAPEVAARLGVHPQTVRYRLRQIRELWGDEVDDPDRRFELELVLRARRLRGELGPVGRSAARG from the coding sequence ATGCTGGTACGGCAGTTCGCCGCGCTCGCCCTGGACGAGGTGCCCGCGCTGGCCCAGGACATCCTGCGGGAGATCCGCGCCGAGTACCCGGGGCTTCCCGTGGTCCTCGACGACTCGGGCGAGCCGATGGCGCTCATCGGCATCCGGCGCGCCCTCGAAGGCTTCGTCCAGCAGATCGCGGCCGGCGAGGGCCGGCCGTGCTATCCGCTGGAGGTCTTCCAGGAATTCGGCCGCGGGGAGGGCCTGCACGGCCGCAGCCTCGACTCGCTGCAGGCCATCTACCGGCTCGGCGTGCGCCTCGCCTGGCGCCGCCTCGCCGAGATCGGCCAGCAGATCGAGATCCCGCCGCCCGCCATGTACGAACTCGCCGAGTCGGGCTTCGAGTATCTCGACGGCCTGGTCGACCAGTCGGTACGCGGCTACGCCGAGGCCGCGGCCCGGCAGGCGGGCGAACGGCTGCGCCTGCAAAGGAAGTTGATGGAGCTGCTGCTCTCCGAGCGGCGCGGCGATGCCTGGACCGGGGTGCAGGGCGATTCCGCTTCCGCCGGTGGCCCGTATTCCGGTTCGGCGCAGCCGGGCGGCGCCCTCGATGAACGGGCCGCCCGCGTCGGCTGGCAGCTGCCCGAACGCGTCGCCGTCGGCGTACTGCTCAGGCCCGCGCGGGAGGCCGTGGCGCCCGCCGTCGGGCAGGGCGTGCTGCTCGACATGGAGACCGAGCAGCCCCGCATGGTCATCCCCGACCCGGACGCGGCCGGGCGCCCCGAACTGCTGCGGCGCGCCATGACGGGCTGGTCCGGCGCGATCGGCCCGCCGGTGGCGCTGGCCGACGCCGCCAAGTCGCTGCGCTGGGCGCAGGCCGCGGTCCGCCTGATGGAGCGCGGCCTGCTGCCATCCGGCGAGGTCCTGCACTGCACCGAGCACACCGAGGCCCTGGTCCTGCTGCAGCCCGAGGAGCTCATCGATGACCTGGCCCGGCGCTGCCTCGCACCCCTGGCCCACTGCGGTCCCGCACACGGCCGCCGCCTGGCCGAGACCCTCCTCGCCTGGCTGGAGACGCGGGGCGGTGCGCCCGAAGTGGCGGCCCGGCTCGGCGTCCACCCGCAGACGGTGCGCTACCGCCTGCGGCAGATCAGGGAACTGTGGGGCGACGAGGTGGACGACCCGGACCGCCGCTTCGAGCTCGAACTGGTCCTGAGAGCAAGGAGGTTGCGGGGCGAGCTGGGACCGGTGGGCCGATCGGCGGCGCGCGGGTAG